The following coding sequences are from one Novosphingobium sp. KACC 22771 window:
- a CDS encoding aminotransferase class III-fold pyridoxal phosphate-dependent enzyme, whose amino-acid sequence MTETLTNRSLIDLDRDHLIHPVASFRGHEAHGARVLASGDGMWLTDMEGKRVIDGFAGLWCVNVGYGQDSIVEAAADQMRRLPYATGYFHFASEAAIRLAAELTALTPEGLNHVYFTQGGSDSVDSAVRYIVHYFNAIGKPDKKEFIALEWGYHGSSAMGAGLTALANFHRGFDLPYKWQHHIASPYPYRHPNGHDDAAVIASTISALEAKVAEIGADKVAAFCCEPIQGSGGVIVPPVGWLKAIREACDRLGILLLVDEVITGFGRTGPLFACEAEGVTPDFMTTAKGLTSGYAPMGALFMADHIYQAIADASPLPVGHGGTYSGHPVAAAVGLEVLRLYREGGVLANGVMVGERFAARMEAIRSHPLVGDVRYRGLLGAIELVANKDTKAPFAADLALGDRLSQMTWDNGVIVRCFANAVIGFAPALICTPEEMDIIFDRVQLTLDQLLDQADIRAAIGQ is encoded by the coding sequence ATGACCGAAACCCTGACCAACCGCTCGCTGATCGACCTTGACCGCGATCACCTGATCCACCCGGTGGCCTCTTTCCGTGGCCACGAGGCGCATGGCGCGCGCGTTTTGGCCAGCGGGGACGGCATGTGGCTGACCGATATGGAAGGCAAGCGGGTGATCGACGGCTTTGCCGGGCTGTGGTGCGTCAATGTCGGCTATGGTCAGGACAGCATCGTCGAGGCCGCCGCCGACCAGATGCGCCGCCTGCCCTATGCCACCGGCTATTTCCATTTTGCCAGCGAGGCGGCCATCCGCTTGGCGGCAGAATTGACCGCGCTGACGCCCGAGGGCCTCAACCACGTCTATTTCACGCAAGGCGGTTCGGATTCGGTGGACAGCGCGGTGCGCTATATCGTCCACTATTTCAATGCCATCGGCAAACCGGACAAGAAAGAGTTCATCGCGCTGGAATGGGGCTATCACGGCTCCTCGGCGATGGGCGCGGGTCTGACGGCGCTGGCCAATTTCCATCGCGGTTTCGATCTGCCTTACAAGTGGCAGCACCATATCGCCTCGCCCTATCCCTATCGTCATCCCAATGGCCATGACGATGCCGCCGTGATCGCCAGCACCATTTCGGCGCTGGAGGCCAAGGTGGCGGAAATCGGCGCGGACAAGGTTGCCGCCTTCTGCTGCGAGCCGATTCAGGGTAGCGGCGGCGTGATCGTACCGCCGGTGGGCTGGCTGAAAGCCATCCGCGAGGCTTGCGACCGGCTGGGTATCCTGCTGCTGGTCGATGAGGTCATCACCGGCTTTGGCCGCACCGGGCCTTTGTTTGCCTGTGAGGCCGAGGGCGTCACGCCCGATTTCATGACCACGGCCAAGGGCCTGACCTCAGGCTATGCGCCGATGGGCGCTTTGTTCATGGCCGACCATATCTATCAGGCGATTGCCGATGCCAGCCCGCTGCCCGTGGGCCATGGCGGCACCTATTCGGGCCATCCGGTGGCCGCCGCCGTGGGTCTGGAGGTGCTGCGCCTCTATCGCGAGGGCGGCGTGCTGGCCAATGGCGTGATGGTGGGCGAACGTTTCGCCGCGCGCATGGAGGCGATCCGCAGTCACCCGCTGGTGGGCGATGTGCGCTATCGCGGCCTGCTGGGCGCGATCGAACTGGTGGCGAACAAGGACACCAAGGCGCCTTTCGCCGCCGATCTGGCGCTGGGTGATCGCCTCTCGCAAATGACGTGGGACAATGGCGTGATCGTGCGCTGTTTTGCCAATGCGGTGATCGGTTTTGCCCCGGCGCTGATCTGCACGCCCGAGGAAATGGATATCATCTTTGACCGCGTGCAATTGACGCTCGACCAATTGCTGGATCAGGCCGATATTCGCGCCGCCATCGGCCAATAA
- a CDS encoding Lrp/AsnC family transcriptional regulator, whose translation MLPGPKLDRIDLKILAKLQQAGRVTNVELADAVGLSPSPCLTRVKRLEQAGYITGYGAHLNLGKLGEFLTVFTEVTLSEHRRGDFSRFESRIVKLDEIVECHLVSGGYDYLLKFVTRGVSHYQSIIEGMLESDYGIEKYFSYVVIKSPFIKHHFPIQSLFGNSV comes from the coding sequence ATGCTGCCCGGCCCCAAACTCGACCGCATAGATCTCAAGATCCTTGCCAAGCTGCAACAGGCCGGGCGCGTTACCAATGTCGAACTGGCCGATGCGGTGGGATTGTCGCCCTCGCCTTGCCTGACGCGGGTAAAGCGTTTGGAGCAGGCGGGCTATATCACCGGCTATGGGGCTCATCTCAACCTTGGCAAGCTGGGCGAATTTCTGACGGTTTTTACCGAGGTCACGCTGTCCGAACACCGGCGCGGCGACTTTTCGCGCTTTGAAAGCCGGATCGTCAAGCTGGACGAGATCGTCGAATGCCATCTGGTGTCGGGCGGCTATGACTATCTGCTCAAATTCGTCACGCGCGGCGTGTCGCATTACCAGTCAATCATCGAAGGGATGCTGGAAAGCGATTACGGGATCGAGAAATATTTCTCCTATGTCGTGATCAAATCGCCCTTCATCAAACATCATTTCCCGATCCAGAGCCTGTTCGGAAACTCGGTTTAA
- a CDS encoding amidohydrolase gives MTDIAALLAPLVALRHDIHAHPELGFAEHRTARVIADALRAAGLEVHEGVGGTGVVGVLRHGSGRRTVGLRADMDALPIDEKTGLPYASRHEGCFHGCGHDGHVAMLLGAAQALAADPSGIDGTVHFIFQPAEEGQGGARAMIEDGLFERFPCDRVYALHNWPALPVGTIATRAGAIMGAADKFHITLRGRGGHAAVPHDTNDTLLAAATLVQQLNTIIARNAPASANAVLSVTQIHGGHAHNVIPGEAMVAGTVRTFDPAVQDRIEERMRQIIAGIEAGFEVSAELDYDRYYPATINDADAAQDALTIAATVGTAQYAPEPAATSEDFSFMLQVRPGAYIWLGQGVGESPAPLHNPHYDFNDAVLETGLRLHLALARHWLAPQE, from the coding sequence ATGACGGACATAGCTGCGCTGCTGGCGCCATTGGTGGCGCTGCGCCATGATATCCATGCCCACCCGGAACTGGGCTTTGCCGAACATCGCACCGCGCGGGTTATCGCGGACGCTTTGCGCGCGGCGGGGCTGGAGGTGCATGAGGGCGTTGGCGGGACCGGCGTTGTCGGCGTGTTGCGCCATGGATCGGGCAGGCGCACCGTGGGCCTGCGCGCCGATATGGACGCGCTGCCCATCGATGAAAAAACCGGCCTGCCCTATGCAAGCCGCCATGAGGGGTGCTTTCACGGCTGCGGCCATGACGGGCATGTGGCGATGCTGCTGGGCGCGGCTCAGGCGCTGGCGGCCGATCCTTCGGGCATCGACGGCACGGTCCATTTCATTTTCCAGCCTGCCGAGGAAGGGCAAGGCGGCGCGCGCGCGATGATCGAGGACGGCCTGTTCGAGCGCTTCCCCTGCGACCGGGTCTATGCGCTGCATAACTGGCCCGCCCTGCCCGTCGGAACGATTGCGACGCGCGCGGGCGCGATCATGGGCGCGGCGGACAAATTCCACATCACGCTGCGCGGGCGCGGCGGCCATGCTGCGGTCCCGCATGACACGAATGACACGCTGCTGGCCGCAGCTACGCTGGTTCAGCAATTGAACACGATCATTGCCCGCAACGCGCCGGCCAGCGCCAATGCGGTGCTGTCCGTCACCCAGATCCACGGCGGCCACGCGCATAACGTCATCCCCGGCGAGGCGATGGTGGCGGGCACCGTGCGCACATTTGACCCCGCCGTTCAGGACCGGATCGAAGAGCGGATGCGCCAGATCATCGCCGGGATCGAGGCCGGTTTCGAGGTCAGCGCCGAGCTGGACTATGACCGCTATTACCCCGCCACGATCAATGATGCCGACGCCGCGCAGGATGCCCTGACCATCGCGGCAACCGTCGGCACGGCCCAATACGCGCCCGAACCGGCGGCCACGTCCGAGGACTTTTCCTTCATGCTGCAGGTCCGCCCCGGCGCCTATATCTGGCTGGGCCAAGGCGTGGGTGAAAGCCCGGCCCCGCTGCACAATCCGCATTATGATTTCAACGACGCGGTGCTGGAAACCGGCCTGCGTCTCCATCTCGCGCTGGCCCGGCATTGGCTGGCCCCGCAGGAGTGA
- a CDS encoding cupin domain-containing protein, producing MNLTTCPSFIDLDAFAQTAQAGADAALLPLRGGPVEMHACALSGSGSAQTQPGDTMLIVAEGTAQITAGGQTHTLVKGGSLVLSGPQGFDWSADHARVVTMRYTGGASEAAGVTAIDPTTERVPSGAPLAELLIGPTPQCRNHTQFLSTDGEFMVGVWDSTPYHRRSMPYRHFELMYLLDGSVTFIDEEGREGTFRKGDLFMVEQNAQCSWESREDVTKIFAIYRPK from the coding sequence ATGAACCTGACCACTTGCCCCTCCTTTATCGACCTTGACGCCTTCGCCCAGACCGCACAGGCGGGCGCGGATGCGGCGCTGCTGCCCTTGCGCGGCGGCCCGGTGGAAATGCACGCCTGCGCCCTTTCGGGCAGCGGCAGCGCGCAGACGCAGCCCGGTGACACGATGCTGATCGTGGCCGAAGGCACGGCGCAGATCACCGCAGGCGGCCAGACCCACACTCTGGTCAAGGGCGGCAGCCTCGTTCTCTCCGGTCCGCAAGGCTTTGACTGGAGCGCGGACCATGCCCGCGTCGTCACCATGCGCTATACCGGCGGAGCGAGCGAAGCGGCGGGCGTCACCGCCATCGACCCCACAACGGAGCGCGTACCTTCCGGCGCGCCGCTGGCCGAATTGCTGATCGGCCCGACGCCGCAATGCCGCAACCACACGCAGTTTCTCTCCACCGATGGCGAGTTCATGGTCGGCGTGTGGGATTCCACCCCCTATCACCGCCGCTCGATGCCCTATCGCCATTTCGAACTGATGTATCTGCTCGACGGCAGCGTGACCTTCATCGACGAGGAAGGCCGCGAGGGCACTTTCCGCAAGGGCGACCTGTTCATGGTCGAACAGAATGCCCAGTGCAGTTGGGAAAGCCGCGAGGACGTCACCAAGATCTTTGCGATCTATCGCCCCAAGTAA
- a CDS encoding DUF3422 domain-containing protein has product MRLDEHPLRRQVVGEMHLRRWPAIHTPMRILQVLRLVSPEERGAERAMLDALPIAGRLNQSDNPRHAEGELGPGLSFVWEQHSEACGITLFMHEPHADPAQALAWIERFPGQTIRATRIHVVENQAQARDLLPQMGFVGSDLVSCMIGASGVRLWSDFRIGAEGLGIALVSANGAAPADLARLLQRFQELGNYRNLALMGLPMAQACWPRLDAAEASLRQLAADVANPETSDDALLERVSMLSLDLMSLSTETHYRMSATAAYAQLVEERLAALAPRTIPGHPGLEDFTQRRLLPAIRTTQAYSRRLEDLTQRAAHFTSLLRTRVETRIENQNGRLLRSMERSSSLQLRLQQLVEGLSVVALSYYGISLIGYMLKAAEHRFEHFPAAEIMGVMVPMVVVGMWLGLHRMKARVLGDH; this is encoded by the coding sequence ATGAGGCTCGATGAACATCCGCTGCGGCGGCAGGTGGTGGGCGAGATGCACCTGCGGCGATGGCCCGCGATCCACACGCCGATGCGGATACTTCAGGTGCTGCGGCTGGTCTCGCCCGAGGAGCGCGGGGCGGAACGGGCGATGCTGGATGCTCTGCCGATCGCGGGGCGGCTGAACCAATCGGACAATCCGCGCCATGCCGAGGGCGAGCTTGGCCCCGGCCTGTCCTTCGTCTGGGAACAGCACAGCGAGGCCTGCGGCATCACCCTGTTCATGCACGAACCCCATGCCGACCCCGCGCAGGCATTGGCATGGATCGAGCGCTTTCCCGGCCAGACCATCCGCGCCACCCGCATCCATGTGGTGGAAAATCAGGCACAGGCGCGCGATCTCTTGCCGCAGATGGGCTTTGTCGGGTCCGATCTCGTTTCCTGCATGATCGGCGCGTCGGGCGTGCGACTGTGGTCGGATTTCCGCATCGGGGCCGAGGGGCTGGGCATTGCGCTGGTGTCGGCCAATGGCGCGGCGCCCGCCGATCTGGCGCGGCTGCTGCAACGGTTTCAGGAACTGGGCAATTATCGCAATCTGGCGCTGATGGGCCTGCCGATGGCGCAGGCCTGTTGGCCCCGGCTGGACGCGGCCGAGGCGAGTTTGCGCCAACTGGCCGCCGATGTCGCCAATCCCGAAACGAGCGATGATGCGCTGCTCGAACGGGTTTCGATGCTCAGCCTCGATCTCATGTCGCTTTCCACCGAGACGCATTACCGGATGAGCGCGACCGCCGCCTATGCGCAATTGGTGGAGGAGCGGCTTGCCGCGCTGGCTCCGCGCACGATCCCGGGCCATCCCGGCCTTGAGGATTTTACCCAGCGCCGCCTGCTGCCCGCGATCCGCACCACGCAGGCCTATTCGCGGCGGCTGGAGGATTTGACGCAGCGGGCGGCGCATTTCACCTCGCTGCTGCGCACCCGCGTCGAAACCCGCATCGAGAACCAGAACGGGCGCTTGCTGCGCTCCATGGAGCGGTCATCCAGCCTGCAATTGCGGCTGCAGCAACTGGTCGAGGGCCTCTCGGTCGTCGCGCTCAGCTATTATGGCATCAGCCTGATCGGCTATATGCTCAAAGCCGCCGAGCATCGTTTCGAACATTTCCCGGCGGCCGAGATCATGGGCGTGATGGTGCCCATGGTGGTGGTCGGCATGTGGCTGGGGCTTCACCGGATGAAGGCGCGGGTTCTGGGCGACCATTGA
- a CDS encoding asparaginase domain-containing protein — protein MSIILIDAGGTISSLPDAGGKLAGGASGLGETLAGPVVRQVYAGLSEDMTLADMARVRDAVLAALAEPEVSGIVVAHGTDAMEETAYLIDLSLPLTKPVIVTGAMLPISDPASDGPGNLAAALRAAATPELAAHGALVVFAGHLIPAALVYKHATSALDGFGWRGGAAGAASGEAITPPAPLPRFAPLGPVVPDSSCPIIALSGGDDGAMIRAAAASGARGIVLMALGRGNGSAGAAGAVAQAGVPVVVASRCPTGSTAADYASGQRLAEAGAIFAGGLGATQARMLLATLIAAGEADIAGQFAARGALYTESH, from the coding sequence ATGAGCATCATTCTGATCGACGCCGGGGGAACCATCTCCTCCTTGCCCGATGCGGGCGGCAAACTGGCCGGGGGCGCTTCCGGCCTTGGAGAAACGCTGGCGGGGCCTGTTGTGCGGCAGGTTTACGCGGGCCTGTCCGAGGACATGACGCTGGCCGACATGGCCCGCGTGCGCGATGCGGTGCTGGCCGCCTTGGCCGAGCCGGAGGTGAGCGGCATCGTCGTCGCCCATGGCACCGATGCGATGGAGGAAACGGCCTATCTCATCGACCTGTCGTTGCCTCTTACCAAACCCGTGATCGTGACCGGGGCCATGCTGCCGATCAGCGATCCGGCCAGCGATGGCCCGGGCAATCTGGCCGCAGCGCTGCGCGCCGCCGCTACGCCAGAATTGGCGGCGCATGGCGCGCTGGTGGTGTTTGCCGGGCATCTGATCCCGGCGGCGCTGGTCTATAAACATGCCACTTCGGCGCTCGACGGCTTTGGCTGGCGAGGCGGTGCGGCGGGCGCGGCCTCGGGCGAGGCGATCACGCCGCCTGCGCCCCTGCCCCGGTTTGCGCCTCTGGGCCCGGTGGTGCCTGATAGTTCCTGCCCGATTATCGCGCTGTCTGGCGGAGATGATGGCGCGATGATCCGCGCGGCGGCGGCCTCGGGCGCGCGGGGCATCGTCCTGATGGCGCTGGGGCGCGGCAATGGCTCGGCGGGCGCCGCTGGGGCCGTGGCGCAGGCGGGCGTGCCGGTGGTGGTTGCCTCGCGCTGCCCTACGGGCTCCACCGCCGCCGATTATGCCAGCGGGCAGCGTTTGGCCGAAGCGGGTGCGATCTTTGCTGGCGGATTGGGCGCGACTCAGGCGCGGATGCTGCTTGCCACCCTGATCGCGGCGGGTGAGGCCGATATCGCCGGACAATTTGCCGCACGCGGCGCGCTTTATACCGAAAGCCATTGA
- a CDS encoding GNAT family N-acetyltransferase yields MLTHRIAVMDDLDALRALMARAIDHLQTGFLTPEQIAASRHVMGLDTQLIKDGTYFLVESDGVLAGCGGWSYRATLYGGDASVVAREPAVLDPARDAARIRAMYTNPDFARRGIGRRVMQVCEDAARAAGFARTEMMATMAGVPLYRSCSYAPIEEVLSAPIDGVRVPLLRMGKTL; encoded by the coding sequence ATGCTGACCCATCGCATCGCCGTCATGGACGATCTGGACGCTCTGCGCGCCTTGATGGCGCGGGCCATCGACCATCTGCAAACCGGATTCCTGACCCCGGAGCAGATCGCCGCGAGCCGCCATGTGATGGGGCTGGATACCCAGCTCATCAAGGATGGCACCTATTTCCTTGTCGAATCGGATGGGGTTTTGGCGGGCTGCGGCGGCTGGTCCTATCGCGCCACCCTCTATGGCGGCGATGCCAGCGTGGTGGCGCGTGAACCAGCGGTTTTGGACCCGGCGCGCGATGCCGCCCGGATTCGCGCCATGTACACCAACCCCGATTTCGCCCGCCGCGGCATCGGTCGCCGTGTGATGCAGGTCTGCGAAGATGCCGCCCGCGCCGCCGGTTTCGCCCGCACCGAGATGATGGCGACGATGGCGGGCGTCCCGCTCTATCGCTCCTGCAGCTATGCCCCGATCGAAGAGGTATTGTCCGCCCCGATTGATGGGGTGCGGGTGCCGTTGTTGCGCATGGGCAAGACCTTGTAG
- a CDS encoding inositol monophosphatase family protein, with the protein MAISGLIRVMERAARKAGQRLRRDFGEVEHLQVSRKGTADFVSRADQQSERTIYDELRAARPDWGFVMEEGGVIEGDPTRPRWIIDPLDGTSNFLHGIPHFAISIAAQEPAYDGKGPAGDGWGDVIAGIVYQPITDESFWAEKTRGAWLHDRRLRVSGRRHLDESLIATGIPFAGHGDPMEWAKIYAAIAPQVAGIRRFGAAALDLAWVAAGRYEGFWESNLKPWDSAAGCLLVREAGGFVSNYRGQSLPICDKEVLAGNDALHSRLHKLLAGALKEG; encoded by the coding sequence ATGGCAATTTCCGGCCTGATCCGCGTGATGGAGCGCGCCGCCCGCAAGGCCGGTCAGCGCCTGCGTCGTGACTTTGGCGAAGTGGAACACCTGCAGGTGAGCCGCAAGGGCACGGCGGATTTCGTCAGCCGCGCCGACCAGCAGAGCGAACGCACAATCTATGACGAATTGCGCGCCGCGCGCCCCGACTGGGGCTTTGTGATGGAAGAGGGCGGGGTGATCGAAGGCGATCCCACCCGCCCGCGCTGGATCATCGACCCGCTCGACGGCACCAGCAATTTCCTGCACGGCATCCCGCATTTCGCCATTTCCATCGCTGCGCAGGAGCCTGCGTATGATGGCAAGGGCCCGGCGGGCGACGGTTGGGGCGATGTCATCGCCGGGATCGTTTACCAGCCGATCACGGATGAAAGCTTCTGGGCCGAAAAGACGCGCGGGGCATGGCTGCATGACCGCCGCCTGCGTGTCTCGGGCCGCCGCCATCTGGACGAGAGCCTGATTGCCACCGGTATTCCCTTTGCGGGCCATGGCGATCCGATGGAATGGGCCAAGATCTATGCGGCCATCGCGCCGCAGGTGGCGGGCATTCGCCGTTTCGGGGCGGCTGCGCTCGATCTGGCATGGGTGGCGGCCGGGCGTTACGAAGGTTTCTGGGAATCGAACCTCAAGCCTTGGGATTCGGCTGCCGGTTGTCTGCTCGTGCGTGAGGCTGGCGGTTTCGTGTCGAACTATCGCGGCCAGTCGCTGCCGATCTGCGACAAGGAAGTGCTGGCGGGCAATGACGCTCTCCACTCGCGCCTCCACAAGTTGTTGGCAGGCGCGTTGAAAGAAGGCTGA
- the efp gene encoding elongation factor P has product MKISGVEIRPGNILEYEGGIWKVAKTQHTQPGKGGAFMQVEMKNLIDGRKTNVRFRSADTVEKVRLDTKDFQFLYAEGDDLVFMDVENYDQINLPTDLLGDAAAFLQDGMTAVLEMYDERPISVQLPEQVEATIVEADAVVKGQTASSSYKPAVLDNGVRILVPPHIASGTRIVVNVYERTYVGKAD; this is encoded by the coding sequence ATGAAGATCAGCGGCGTCGAAATCCGCCCCGGCAACATTCTCGAATATGAAGGCGGTATCTGGAAGGTCGCAAAGACCCAGCATACCCAGCCCGGCAAGGGCGGCGCCTTTATGCAGGTCGAAATGAAGAACCTGATCGACGGGCGCAAGACCAATGTGCGTTTCCGCAGCGCCGATACGGTGGAGAAAGTCCGTCTCGATACCAAGGATTTCCAGTTCCTGTATGCCGAGGGCGACGATCTGGTGTTCATGGACGTGGAAAACTACGACCAGATCAACCTGCCGACCGACCTGCTGGGCGATGCTGCGGCCTTCCTGCAGGACGGTATGACAGCGGTTCTCGAAATGTACGATGAACGCCCGATCAGCGTTCAGCTGCCCGAACAGGTCGAAGCCACCATCGTCGAAGCCGACGCCGTGGTGAAGGGCCAGACCGCCTCGTCGAGCTACAAGCCCGCCGTGCTGGACAATGGCGTGCGCATCCTCGTGCCGCCCCACATCGCTTCGGGCACCCGCATCGTGGTGAACGTTTACGAACGCACCTATGTCGGTAAGGCTGACTGA